CCACTCCGTCTTCTTCGATGCCGACCACCTTAACTTGAGAACGGAGATGCACGCCCAAAAGCCCGAGATTTTTGAGCAGACCCCACCTGGTGCTGGGGCCCACATTCCCGGCCATTTTCGCCATCATCTCCAGGACAGTGATCGTACGACCGCTGCGCCAAAGCAATTCTCGAAGCCGGTCCAAATCTTCGGCCTCATGATAAGCCAAAAAGGTAAAGGCCTGACTATCCAGAACGTCCAACCGGGCCACATAAAGAGCCGTTTCGCATCCGATGGCCCCACCACCGATAATGACCACCTGCCGGCCGATTTCAGGTACAGAGCCCTTGAGGATTTCCCAGGCATTAAAGACTATCCGGTTATCTATCACCGGGACATTAATCCCCAGCGGTCTGGCCCCGGTAGCCACGACTAATAAATCCGGCTTTTCTTTTTCCACGACTTCCCGGCTCAAGGTCATCCCGAGGTTTATTTTTACCCCGGCCTTTTTTACACGGTGCCCCAGGCTTTTCACGGCCTGGGGAAACTCTTCCTTCCCCGGAACGCGGCCGATGAGATTCACCTGGCCTCCTGGTTTCTCCTCTTTTTCATACAGGGTGACGTCGTGGCCTCTTTGGCGGGCGGTGAGGGCAAATTGCAATCCTGCCGGCCCTCCGCCGGCCACCAGAATCCGCTTTTTCACCGTGGCTTCTTTGATTTCGGTTTCCCCTTCCCGGCCCACCCTGGGGTTGAGGGTGCAGCAAACGGACCGCCCGGAGAATATTGAGTCGAGACACCCCTGGTTGCAACCTATGCAAGGCATAATCTCGTCAAGCCGGCCGGTCTTCACTTTATTCGGCAGGTCAGGATCGGCGATGAGAGGTCTTCCCCAGCAGATCATATCCGCTGCCCCGGAACGCAGGACCTTCTCAGCCTGCCGTGGGTCTCCTAACCGGTTGGAGGCGAAAACCGGGATCTTTACTTTTTCCTTGATACCCCGGGCCAGATAGACATAGGCACCGGGAGGGACGTCGCTGGTGATCTGAGGGACCGTGGTCTCGTGCCATCCGCCGGTGACATTGATGGCGTCCGCCCCGGCCTTTTCCGCCTGGGCACAGAAGAGGGCCGATTCCAGGTTGGTATGGCCCCCTTTGACAAAATCATGTCCCGAGACCCGGATGCCCATGGCCGAATCCTGGCCGATTGCCTGCCGGACCCTTTGAATCACTTCCAGACCGAAACGCATTCGGTTTTCCAGGGAACCGCCGTATTTATCGGCTCGTTGGTTGGTGACCGGCGACAGGAATTCCCCGATCAGGTAGCTGCCGCCGGCGATGATTTCGATGTAATCGAATCCAGCCCAGATGGCCCGCAGTGCGGCTTTGGCAAAGGCCCCCTGAACTTCCTCGATGTCTTCCCCGGTCATCTCCCTGGGGATTTCACCGGTCAGGGGACTGGCCAGGGCTGAAGGGGCTATTGGGATTATTCCCGTGTATTTGGAAGAGGCGTTCCGGCCCTGGTGTATCAGTTGTATCCCGATCCTGGCCCCGGTATTTTGATGAAGCTCACCGACAAAATCCCGGATCGGATCGATGTAATTATCGTCGAAGAGGGCCGGCATAAAAGGATTGCTCCCGACCCTATCGATGGCCAGGGGGCCCATAATCATGAGGCCTACACCGCCGTTGGCCCTCTCCCGGTAAAAGGCCTTGTAGCGGCTGGTGAAGGTATAATCGTTGGTATAAAACAAGGCCATGGCCGGCATGACAATCCTGTTCGAGATGGTCATGCCATTGATTGTTATCGGTTCAAAAAGCCTTATGAATTGCATAGGTCCTTTTCTTCATCAAAAACTCAAACCGCTAAGGGAGCAACGAATCATGATAATGGGTTCAAGAAAAAAGCTCAAAGCTCAAAGCTCAAAGTGAAAACTCAGACGATGGGCAAGGTACAGAGTTCAAGGTTTTTTTACTGGCAACCTGCATCTTGCAACTTGAAACTTTAAGCTTCTTTGCTAAGCAATGTTCAACCAGCTACTTTTTGACCGGTCTCCATTTCGGAAGGCTGTATTCCGGTGAACCATCATCGAAAACGACCTCCAGTTCCATACCGTTCTTTATATCTTTTAAATCACATTCAACGATGGTGGAGACCATCCGAGGACCTTCCTTGAGATCTATTAAGGCCGTTACATACGGCAGGTCAGGCATAAATGGAAAAGGAACCCCGACCTCATTGACGGCAAAGGCGTAGAGCGTTGCCCGGCCTGATGCCTGCACCCATTCACTGTTGTCACTCTGACATTCCGTACAGTAAAGATAGGGTGGGTGATCGATATGACCACAATCCTGGCATGTCTTGAGCAGGAGCTTGTGCTCCTTTGCACCTTCCCAGAACGGTTTGGACCATTTTGTGGCGACCGGCAACGGTTTCCTTAGATCCTCATCGGTAACCTTAAATTTTTCTTTCAGTGTCTTGGCATCCATCTGTTGGCTCCTTCATTTATATTCATGGTCATCACGATGTTATAATTAAGGGACTTCATTTCCGAGGACTGTAAAATGGACATCGGAATAGGCCCCGCCGCCACAATTAAATATAAGGAACTTTGCATCCGGAACCTGGGCTTTTCCGGCCTTCCCCTGCAACTGGCGCACAGACTCGGCGAACAAAGCAAAACCAACCCCGGTCCCTGTATGGCCAAAGCTCAGGGCCTCCCCATTAGTTATGGCAGGGTATTTACCGCCAGGGCTTGTCTCCCCGGCCGCGACGAGCGCTCCAGCCTTGCCCTGTTCGGCGATACCCATAGCCTCCAGGCAGATGAGGTCCAAATGGGGATAGGCCCCGTAGGCTTCGAAAATATCCATGTCTTTCGGCCCCAGTCCGGCCTGTTCATAGGCCTCGTTGGCAGGATGCCTATAAAACTTGATCATTTTCCCCATATCCGCAAAATCCGGGACGGCACTGGTGATAAACCTATGGGAATAACGCGATCCTGTGCCAAGGATATAGACCGGTTTGACGCCGGTCTTCCTGGCCACCTGCCGAGCCTTCTCTGCGGTGGTCATGACGAAGGCGCTTCCCCCGTCACAGAGCACGTTGCACATAAAAGCGGTGAGGGGGGCGGCAACCATTTTGCTCTTCAGTACGTCTTCAGTGGTTAATTCCTTCTTATTGAACATCGCATTCGGTTGAAGACAGGCCCATTTGCGGCAGGCTACGGAAACGGCGGCAATCTGTTCGATAGTAGTGCCGGAGTGCTCCATATAGGCATTGGCCATCATGGCAGCCAGACCGTTATAGGTCATACCGTAGGGAACTTCCCATTCCAGGCTCGAGCCGGCCTGGGCAAAATACTTAATTTGCTCATTGGAGCTGAACTGGGAAAAGCGCTGTGCGTGCACTACAAGCACCATATCCGTGTGACCCGACTCGAGCACGCCCATGGCCGTCTTCAGGATGGAACTGGTTGAGCCTCCTCCGGAGATTGTAGTCGCATATATCTTGTTGTTCTTTGCGCCTATTGCTTCCGGCAGATGGCCGAAGAACATTTCCGTATTGTACTCGGTGCCCATGATGTGCGCGGCAGTCAAGACCGAACCGACGTCTTTCATGTTGATTCCCGCATCTTTTACCGCAGCTCTGGCTACCGTATAAGCAATCTCGAATTCGCTCCGCTCCGGAAACAGGCCGTGGGGCACCTCACCGGTACCTATAATTGCAAAGTCGCCTTTATTCATAATTAGGCCTCCTCTGTTCTTTCCTGACTCGAGTCGCCTTTTAAAGCGCATTTTTCGTAAAATGACTGACCGGTCAGGTTTGAAGCCAGACTATACGAAAATTTGGAGGCCTGTCAAGAACTTTTTTATAATATTTAACTTTACGCATTATATCAATATATTACCGTGAAAATATATAATTCTGAGACCGATTGAGGGATTTTATTTTTTTTCTTGACATCGTTAAACAAGTAAATTATATATTGAACCATGACCAGTCAGTCAGTTTTTCAAAAAAGGTTTCGAGCGATTCTGCCGGTTGACGATTCGAATCAATCAACAGGGCTTTCCCATCACAATCGTTCGGCATTCATTGAAAACCTCTCAGAATTATGCAATCATAAAAAGAATAGATCTAAATCACCAGAGGGGGAGGTTACTGATATGAATGACCGGTCATTAAGCAAAAAACAAGAGATCATTGATAAAGCCATAGAATATTTTTCCAAGAACGGCATTGCCGAGACCAAGATAGAGGAAATTACCAATGCCCTCGGCATAGGGAAAGGGACCCTCTATCTTTATTTTAAGGGTAAGAAAGAGTTGCTGCTCAATTGCATCGACCGGTTGACCACCGTTGTCATACCCAAAGAGGTCTGGCTCGATATCCGGGAAGAAACCAACTACAAACTCAGATTTCAGAAAAGGCTCGTTGCCTTTCTCAAGGCCTACCCGACCTTCTGCGGCATCCTGAACCTCGTTAACCAGAGCCTGGAAGGCAAAGATCCTGAGTTGGCTAAAAAGGCCGGTGATGCCTATCGGTTGCTCGCGGGTCCTTTGACAAAGGATTTCCGCTGGGCGATCAAGCATGGCTGGGTGAAGGAAATCGATGCAGAGGTCTTGGCCTTCATTATGCTGGGACTGGGTGAAGGCCTGGGCAATATGCTCAAGATCGATCCACGTTACTCACCCGAAAAACTGGCAGAGATTACCTGGGACATGACCATCAATGGTATCGGCTCCTCTGAAACGGTGAAACCGGAAGAAGCGGGTTCTCTCTATTGGGATTTACGCGATTCCGGTAATAAAAATCTGCGTATCTACAACCTCAGCTTTAATGGGAAAAGCTATCTTACCGGTGATTTTGGGAAAGGGGAACTCCAGGTTTCCTTAAGGAATATTGCCTCTATGTCCATAAAGACTGCCGGTGATGCTTCATCAGTCATAGTGAAGACGAAGAATGATAAGTCCATCATCTTGATGGTTGACGGCAATACCCGCCTGTCCGCAGAAACGGAGTTCGGTCGTTATGAAATTTTTTTGCGACAGGTTACCCATATATCGGCCATATTAGAAGAAAGCCGATCAAGAAAGGATTGACGATTGTCGATTGAAAGATATTTTGAATCAAAAATCATCAACCATAAATGGAAAGAGAGAAGATGGGAAAAAAGGTCTATGAGACCATCCTCTATGAAACGAAAGATCGGGTGGCTACCATAACCCTTAATCGACCGGAGGTCCGGAACGCCATCAATCAGGAGATGGCCGCAGAATTGCTTGATGCCCTCCGTGACTTTAAAGAGGATAAAGAGACCAAGGTGGGGATATTAACCGGGGCGGGAGAAAAAATATTCTGCGCCGGCGGGGATATTGCCATGTTTTTTGAAAAACTGGCCAAAGATTCCATGGCCCGGTACGACTGGCTCATTACCGGTGATGAGATCACCCGGCTGATGATGGAGCGGATAGAAAAACCGATCATCGCCGCGGTGAACGGTCATTGCCTGGCTGGCGGCCTGGAACTGGCGATGGCTTGTGATTTCATCATTGCCTCGGAGAATGCCACCTTCGGGTTGGCTGAAATCGACATCGGCCTGATTCCCGGATGGGGCGGGACGACCCGTCTGTTACGGGCCATCCCGGCCAGAAAGGCCAAAGAGATGATTTATACCGGGACCCGCATCGAGGCCCTGGAAGCGGAAAAGCTGGGCCTGGTCAATAAGGTTGCACCCCGAGGCCAGGCTTATGAAACGGCCCTTGAAATAGCGAAG
This region of Deltaproteobacteria bacterium genomic DNA includes:
- a CDS encoding FAD-dependent oxidoreductase, whose protein sequence is MQFIRLFEPITINGMTISNRIVMPAMALFYTNDYTFTSRYKAFYRERANGGVGLMIMGPLAIDRVGSNPFMPALFDDNYIDPIRDFVGELHQNTGARIGIQLIHQGRNASSKYTGIIPIAPSALASPLTGEIPREMTGEDIEEVQGAFAKAALRAIWAGFDYIEIIAGGSYLIGEFLSPVTNQRADKYGGSLENRMRFGLEVIQRVRQAIGQDSAMGIRVSGHDFVKGGHTNLESALFCAQAEKAGADAINVTGGWHETTVPQITSDVPPGAYVYLARGIKEKVKIPVFASNRLGDPRQAEKVLRSGAADMICWGRPLIADPDLPNKVKTGRLDEIMPCIGCNQGCLDSIFSGRSVCCTLNPRVGREGETEIKEATVKKRILVAGGGPAGLQFALTARQRGHDVTLYEKEEKPGGQVNLIGRVPGKEEFPQAVKSLGHRVKKAGVKINLGMTLSREVVEKEKPDLLVVATGARPLGINVPVIDNRIVFNAWEILKGSVPEIGRQVVIIGGGAIGCETALYVARLDVLDSQAFTFLAYHEAEDLDRLRELLWRSGRTITVLEMMAKMAGNVGPSTRWGLLKNLGLLGVHLRSQVKVVGIEEDGVVIETEAGTESIRADTVIMATGSRSVNDLALEARNLKIEVVTIGDAKEPRKISDAVREGFDAALNV
- a CDS encoding OB-fold domain-containing protein; its protein translation is MDAKTLKEKFKVTDEDLRKPLPVATKWSKPFWEGAKEHKLLLKTCQDCGHIDHPPYLYCTECQSDNSEWVQASGRATLYAFAVNEVGVPFPFMPDLPYVTALIDLKEGPRMVSTIVECDLKDIKNGMELEVVFDDGSPEYSLPKWRPVKK
- a CDS encoding thiolase family protein, which produces MNKGDFAIIGTGEVPHGLFPERSEFEIAYTVARAAVKDAGINMKDVGSVLTAAHIMGTEYNTEMFFGHLPEAIGAKNNKIYATTISGGGSTSSILKTAMGVLESGHTDMVLVVHAQRFSQFSSNEQIKYFAQAGSSLEWEVPYGMTYNGLAAMMANAYMEHSGTTIEQIAAVSVACRKWACLQPNAMFNKKELTTEDVLKSKMVAAPLTAFMCNVLCDGGSAFVMTTAEKARQVARKTGVKPVYILGTGSRYSHRFITSAVPDFADMGKMIKFYRHPANEAYEQAGLGPKDMDIFEAYGAYPHLDLICLEAMGIAEQGKAGALVAAGETSPGGKYPAITNGEALSFGHTGTGVGFALFAESVRQLQGKAGKAQVPDAKFLIFNCGGGAYSDVHFTVLGNEVP
- a CDS encoding TetR/AcrR family transcriptional regulator, whose translation is MNDRSLSKKQEIIDKAIEYFSKNGIAETKIEEITNALGIGKGTLYLYFKGKKELLLNCIDRLTTVVIPKEVWLDIREETNYKLRFQKRLVAFLKAYPTFCGILNLVNQSLEGKDPELAKKAGDAYRLLAGPLTKDFRWAIKHGWVKEIDAEVLAFIMLGLGEGLGNMLKIDPRYSPEKLAEITWDMTINGIGSSETVKPEEAGSLYWDLRDSGNKNLRIYNLSFNGKSYLTGDFGKGELQVSLRNIASMSIKTAGDASSVIVKTKNDKSIILMVDGNTRLSAETEFGRYEIFLRQVTHISAILEESRSRKD
- a CDS encoding enoyl-CoA hydratase/isomerase family protein, with the protein product MGKKVYETILYETKDRVATITLNRPEVRNAINQEMAAELLDALRDFKEDKETKVGILTGAGEKIFCAGGDIAMFFEKLAKDSMARYDWLITGDEITRLMMERIEKPIIAAVNGHCLAGGLELAMACDFIIASENATFGLAEIDIGLIPGWGGTTRLLRAIPARKAKEMIYTGTRIEALEAEKLGLVNKVAPRGQAYETALEIAKKIAGKSSYTLRLAKKALTYGLEVSGMDAALFIERGAASLASEGEGFQEGVRAFLEKRPPKFK